One window of Terriglobia bacterium genomic DNA carries:
- a CDS encoding ATP-binding protein: MSCDEGSPPRPVPVQPVKGPLKFEMSLTSDPRLLGVVRGAVEQFAAALGIEDEQCRKITVAVDEAFSNVIRHAYKNECNHTVQLNCQAQADCLEFTFIDRGEPADPAKFCAQPLDAVALSGRGTHLIRQIMDEVSYERLPDHNRLRLKKYLPGAGKQA; the protein is encoded by the coding sequence ATGAGCTGCGATGAGGGGAGTCCGCCCAGGCCCGTGCCTGTGCAGCCGGTGAAGGGGCCCCTGAAGTTCGAGATGAGTCTGACCAGCGACCCTCGACTGCTGGGAGTCGTGCGCGGCGCGGTGGAGCAGTTTGCCGCTGCCCTGGGCATCGAGGACGAGCAATGCCGCAAAATCACCGTCGCTGTTGATGAAGCTTTTAGCAATGTCATCCGCCATGCCTACAAAAACGAGTGCAATCACACGGTCCAACTCAACTGTCAGGCGCAGGCGGACTGCCTCGAGTTTACCTTCATTGACCGTGGCGAGCCGGCGGACCCGGCAAAGTTCTGCGCCCAGCCCCTTGATGCCGTCGCGCTGAGTGGGCGTGGCACTCATCTGATTCGCCAGATCATGGATGAGGTTAGTTACGAGCGGTTGCCTGACCACAACCGTTTACGCCTGAAGAAGTATCTGCCCGGCGCCGGGAAGCAAGCCTGA